A genomic region of Methanobacterium sp. SMA-27 contains the following coding sequences:
- a CDS encoding YhbY family RNA-binding protein: protein MTPPKKELMNRSLSTITINIGKSRINNNVVEEIKRQLKENEVIKLRFSKGISGEKQNYITEIIEKSNSKLIDFRGNVAVIFKQRRGK, encoded by the coding sequence ATAACACCTCCAAAAAAGGAATTAATGAACAGATCATTATCAACAATCACCATAAACATAGGAAAATCAAGAATAAATAACAATGTTGTAGAAGAGATAAAAAGACAGCTCAAGGAAAATGAAGTTATAAAGCTCAGATTTTCAAAAGGTATATCTGGAGAGAAACAAAACTATATTACCGAGATCATTGAAAAGTCTAATTCTAAACTTATTGATTTTAGAGGTAACGTTGCTGTAATATTCAAACAAAGAAGAGGTAAATAG
- a CDS encoding DNA-binding protein, which translates to MTDIDEIRRKRMQQLQQQQANPQSSQAAEQEQVRKEMDAQKKQAMMQLLTPEARARLANIRLTKPEFVDQIEIQLIQLAQSGRVQSKITDDQLKELLRKLIGQKREINIKRSY; encoded by the coding sequence ATGACTGACATCGATGAAATAAGGCGTAAAAGAATGCAACAACTTCAGCAGCAGCAAGCTAATCCGCAATCTTCACAAGCCGCCGAACAAGAACAGGTGCGCAAGGAGATGGATGCCCAAAAAAAACAGGCCATGATGCAACTACTTACACCAGAGGCCAGGGCAAGACTCGCTAATATTCGACTCACAAAACCAGAATTTGTGGATCAGATAGAGATTCAACTAATCCAACTCGCTCAATCGGGACGTGTGCAATCTAAGATTACTGATGATCAGCTCAAAGAACTTCTTAGAAAACTCATTGGTCAGAAAAGAGAGATTAATATTAAAAGAAGTTATTAA
- a CDS encoding 30S ribosomal protein S19e: MTTIYDVPADSLISEVAKELNENKKIAPPEWATFVKTGVHKERRPDNPDWWYVRCASILRKVYMDGPVGINSLKTYYGGKKDRGTAPEKFKKGSGAVIRGALHQLEDAGYVRKVGEGRLVTPEGKSFLDKTSHRLKKDIPELSKY; this comes from the coding sequence ATGACTACAATTTACGATGTGCCAGCAGATTCGCTCATCAGCGAAGTTGCAAAGGAATTAAACGAAAACAAGAAAATAGCACCCCCAGAATGGGCAACATTTGTGAAAACAGGTGTTCATAAAGAGAGAAGACCCGACAACCCTGATTGGTGGTATGTGCGGTGTGCATCCATATTAAGAAAGGTTTACATGGATGGTCCTGTGGGTATAAACAGTCTTAAAACCTACTATGGTGGTAAAAAAGACAGAGGTACAGCACCTGAGAAATTCAAGAAGGGTAGTGGTGCAGTAATTAGAGGAGCATTACACCAGCTCGAGGACGCAGGATACGTCCGCAAAGTAGGTGAAGGAAGACTTGTAACTCCTGAAGGAAAATCATTCCTTGATAAAACATCCCATAGACTAAAAAAAGATATCCCTGAACTTTCCAAATATTAA
- a CDS encoding adenylate kinase family protein gives MTAVLITGTPGTGKTTVSRIVAEKLKTSLLAVNDLVDEKHIYNGIDAEKGYKVVDLDTLSNEIKVIVENSDKNYIIVEGHLAHEFSSDVVDMVIVLRARPDILRKRLNKRNWSDSKVYENLEAEALDICTFEAVEIHGKKVNELDTSDIDVEEVADIVIEIINCKKHFPPGNLNFLEELYGI, from the coding sequence ATGACAGCTGTACTTATAACAGGAACACCCGGAACAGGGAAGACAACTGTATCAAGAATTGTTGCTGAAAAATTAAAAACTTCGCTGTTAGCTGTAAATGATCTTGTTGATGAAAAACATATCTATAATGGGATTGATGCAGAAAAGGGATACAAAGTTGTTGATTTAGATACTCTTTCAAATGAAATCAAGGTTATCGTTGAGAATTCTGATAAGAATTATATAATTGTTGAGGGCCATCTTGCACATGAATTTTCCAGCGATGTTGTGGATATGGTTATAGTTCTCAGGGCAAGACCAGATATATTAAGAAAACGCCTTAATAAAAGAAATTGGTCAGATTCTAAGGTTTACGAGAATCTTGAAGCAGAGGCTCTTGATATATGTACATTTGAAGCCGTAGAAATACATGGAAAAAAGGTAAATGAATTGGATACCAGTGATATTGATGTTGAGGAAGTTGCAGATATTGTAATTGAAATAATAAACTGTAAAAAACATTTTCCACCAGGTAATCTCAACTTCCTAGAGGAACTATATGGTATATAA
- a CDS encoding GTP-binding protein: MAIEDRIREIEEEIKKTPYNKATSHHIGKLKAKLSKLKEDALARSSSGGKGRGFHVKKSGDSTVVLLGFPSVGKSTILNQLTNADSKIGAYEFTTLDIVPGVMEYRGAKIQILDIPGIITGASRGKGRGREILSVARNADFILMVLDVFNPQHLKVILEELRNIGIRANERPPDVTVKRTKMGGLHILSTVPLTKIDEKTIRSILNEYGIHSADVLIREDVTVDRFIDSMDPSCIYVQMLVVLNKIDLADKEYLEKLKLEMPEAILIAADKGINTEELKDEIFERLELIRLYLKPQGRKADLEEPMIIRKGSTIAEVAAKLHRDFIKNFRHAKVWGTSVKFPGQKVGLDHVLNDKDVLRLIIRK, encoded by the coding sequence ATGGCTATTGAAGACAGAATCAGAGAAATCGAAGAGGAGATCAAAAAAACTCCTTACAACAAGGCAACTTCCCATCATATAGGGAAGTTAAAAGCCAAACTCTCCAAGCTTAAGGAAGATGCGCTTGCAAGAAGCAGTTCTGGAGGTAAAGGTAGGGGGTTTCATGTTAAAAAAAGTGGAGATTCTACAGTAGTGCTTTTGGGATTTCCATCGGTTGGAAAATCCACTATTTTAAACCAGCTCACCAATGCTGACTCTAAAATAGGAGCATACGAATTCACTACCTTAGATATAGTTCCGGGAGTTATGGAATATAGGGGAGCTAAAATACAGATACTGGATATCCCCGGGATAATAACTGGAGCATCTCGTGGTAAAGGACGAGGAAGGGAAATTCTGTCTGTTGCTAGAAATGCTGACTTTATACTAATGGTGCTTGATGTTTTTAATCCACAACATTTGAAGGTAATCTTGGAAGAACTTAGAAACATTGGAATAAGGGCAAATGAAAGACCTCCAGATGTTACTGTAAAACGAACTAAGATGGGAGGATTACATATATTATCAACTGTTCCTTTAACCAAGATCGATGAAAAAACCATTAGATCCATATTAAATGAATATGGAATACACAGCGCAGACGTGTTGATAAGGGAAGATGTAACTGTTGATCGTTTCATAGATTCAATGGATCCAAGCTGTATCTATGTGCAAATGCTGGTTGTTCTAAATAAAATAGACCTTGCAGATAAAGAATACTTGGAAAAATTAAAATTAGAAATGCCAGAGGCAATTTTAATAGCAGCGGACAAAGGCATCAATACAGAAGAACTCAAGGATGAAATATTCGAAAGACTTGAACTTATACGTCTTTATTTAAAACCACAAGGAAGGAAAGCAGATTTAGAAGAACCCATGATCATACGAAAAGGATCGACTATTGCAGAGGTTGCAGCCAAACTACATAGGGATTTTATAAAAAATTTCAGACATGCAAAGGTTTGGGGTACTTCGGTTAAATTCCCCGGCCAAAAGGTGGGCCTAGATCATGTTTTAAATGATAAAGACGTTTTAAGGTTGATAATAAGAAAATAA
- a CDS encoding STT3 domain-containing protein — MSAKELLFKYKSLIIIILLFLLVFSIRAEAANIGGVPDQMKSYYQDQTGLPYFSEMDSYYNFRLTQDLINHGYLGDTKINGTQWDLHSSYPAGKSAEYPPLIAYLTEIGYVIVNIFAKVPLATVSFWIGAFIASLAVIPAYLLVKKITNDYGGITAGLLVGLAPSYFAHTFAGFFDTDMFNMLIPLLVVMFFVLSFLTNNFRNRTIYASLAAISMLIFTLAWQGWWYIYYLIIASAVIYLIVSKYIFHLKPKQSTEGLNGRLAWFNDKPEVFSLIVFLILSMILMAISLGVTGLLGALTEPINVNQLQAAVQTTSYPNVYISVSELQIPGISEIINGVGGYLPFFFGFFGVIALCWNLRTKKEKKEVPEKKTRKPRRRGKPNRRRKEDTETKAEKVIIKPDIGDQKRNYIFYIVLFTIWLLITIYAMTKGVRFIENFSLPIALSAGIFVGLLYDYIKDHVSNTSYQTIVMAIIVIVVAFSPVATAYGISNAVVPGTDDSMVNSLDWVKNNTSNNTIITSWWDYGHLFTAVADRPVTFDGSSQNSPRAYWVGKALLTSNETLSAGILRMLASSGDMAPLLLDNYTKSSGKSADILSSILGADKQTALTIMTTTYGLTPEQAQNVVQYTHPDNPTPDVLITSSDMIQKAGWWSYFGSWNFTSNNGTNYQYLTAQMNSTTVNNKTLLIGNNAVVAQANGTSISAGLLNTNNIKTNDTNQILNQISTELTTGNGSLVIQPHKLTIISNNTITQTVVSNSSQYSILLINQNNTYISVAMNKELEDSMFTRLFFMGGAGLTHFKSMYGQPGVMVWGVTY, encoded by the coding sequence ATGAGTGCAAAAGAACTGCTATTCAAATATAAATCATTGATTATTATTATTCTATTGTTTTTATTGGTGTTTTCTATCAGAGCAGAAGCAGCAAATATAGGGGGTGTTCCTGATCAGATGAAATCATACTATCAGGATCAAACAGGACTTCCCTACTTCAGTGAGATGGATTCATACTACAACTTTAGACTTACCCAAGATCTTATTAATCATGGTTATCTGGGAGATACTAAGATAAACGGAACCCAATGGGATCTTCATTCGTCATACCCTGCAGGAAAAAGTGCAGAATATCCTCCATTAATTGCATATCTAACAGAAATAGGATATGTAATTGTCAATATATTTGCTAAAGTGCCATTGGCGACTGTTAGCTTCTGGATAGGGGCTTTCATAGCTTCTCTAGCAGTGATACCTGCATATCTATTAGTTAAAAAAATAACTAATGATTATGGGGGAATAACTGCAGGATTACTTGTGGGTTTAGCACCATCATACTTTGCACACACATTTGCAGGTTTCTTTGACACAGACATGTTTAACATGCTTATACCGCTACTTGTTGTAATGTTCTTCGTTTTGAGCTTTCTTACAAATAACTTTAGAAATAGAACCATTTACGCGAGCTTAGCAGCTATTTCGATGCTTATATTTACATTGGCATGGCAGGGATGGTGGTACATTTACTACTTAATTATTGCAAGTGCAGTGATTTATTTAATAGTAAGCAAGTATATATTCCATTTAAAACCTAAACAGTCAACCGAAGGATTAAACGGTAGACTAGCATGGTTCAATGACAAACCTGAAGTTTTCTCATTGATCGTATTTCTGATCTTAAGCATGATATTGATGGCAATATCTCTTGGAGTTACTGGCCTTTTGGGAGCATTAACCGAACCTATAAATGTAAACCAACTTCAAGCAGCAGTTCAAACAACCTCATATCCAAACGTTTACATATCGGTATCAGAACTTCAGATACCAGGAATATCTGAGATAATAAATGGAGTTGGTGGATATTTACCATTTTTCTTCGGATTTTTCGGAGTAATTGCTCTATGTTGGAATTTAAGAACCAAAAAAGAGAAAAAGGAAGTACCTGAGAAAAAAACCAGAAAACCAAGAAGAAGAGGAAAACCTAATCGTAGAAGAAAAGAAGATACGGAAACTAAAGCGGAAAAAGTTATTATTAAACCAGATATTGGAGATCAAAAAAGAAATTATATTTTCTATATAGTACTCTTCACAATATGGCTTTTAATAACTATTTATGCTATGACAAAAGGTGTAAGATTCATAGAAAACTTCTCTCTTCCAATAGCACTCAGCGCAGGTATTTTTGTAGGACTTCTCTATGATTATATAAAAGACCATGTTTCAAACACTTCATATCAAACAATTGTAATGGCAATAATTGTGATTGTAGTTGCATTTTCGCCTGTAGCAACAGCCTATGGGATATCAAACGCTGTTGTACCGGGTACTGATGATTCAATGGTTAATTCACTTGATTGGGTTAAAAATAACACTTCAAATAATACAATTATTACCTCATGGTGGGATTATGGACATTTATTTACTGCTGTAGCAGATAGGCCTGTTACATTTGATGGTTCATCCCAGAATAGTCCAAGAGCATATTGGGTTGGAAAAGCACTTTTAACAAGTAACGAAACACTTTCTGCAGGAATACTTAGAATGCTTGCATCAAGTGGAGATATGGCTCCACTTCTCCTGGATAACTATACCAAAAGTAGCGGTAAGAGTGCAGATATTCTTAGCAGTATCCTTGGTGCTGATAAACAAACTGCATTAACAATAATGACCACAACTTATGGTTTAACACCAGAACAGGCACAAAATGTTGTTCAGTACACCCATCCGGACAACCCAACGCCAGATGTTTTAATTACCAGTTCAGACATGATTCAAAAAGCAGGCTGGTGGTCTTACTTTGGTAGCTGGAATTTCACATCCAATAATGGTACTAACTACCAGTATCTAACAGCACAGATGAATAGCACAACAGTAAATAATAAAACATTACTCATCGGAAATAATGCAGTTGTTGCTCAAGCCAATGGAACTAGCATATCTGCAGGACTACTTAACACCAACAATATAAAAACCAACGATACAAATCAAATATTAAACCAAATATCAACAGAACTCACAACAGGAAATGGTAGTTTAGTAATCCAACCTCACAAACTAACTATAATTAGCAACAACACCATAACACAGACAGTAGTATCAAATTCAAGCCAGTATTCAATATTACTGATCAATCAAAACAACACATACATCTCTGTTGCAATGAATAAAGAACTTGAAGATTCCATGTTCACTAGGCTTTTCTTTATGGGTGGTGCTGGTTTAACCCATTTCAAGTCAATGTATGGGCAGCCTGGAGTCATGGTTTGGGGTGTAACTTACTAA
- a CDS encoding RlmE family RNA methyltransferase gives MGKKWNAERKNEHYYKMAKKEQYRSRASYKLLQLNKRFRVIKSGDKVVDLGAAPGGWSQIALEAVGEEGMVIGVDLEWIRPLDDENFYTIRGDFTNEEILGQVKDLISGMAQVVISDASPKLSGIKDMDNLRSADLADNALKVCDHLLMHSGNFVLKAFQGAEFENIVKNIKERFKTVKTTKPPSSKKGSVEMYIVAKGFKRMF, from the coding sequence ATGGGCAAAAAATGGAATGCAGAAAGGAAAAATGAACATTACTACAAAATGGCTAAAAAAGAACAATACCGTTCTAGAGCATCTTACAAACTTTTACAACTTAATAAACGTTTTAGAGTGATTAAATCCGGAGATAAAGTAGTCGATTTAGGAGCTGCTCCTGGTGGCTGGTCTCAAATTGCTCTTGAAGCAGTTGGAGAAGAAGGTATGGTTATTGGTGTAGATCTTGAGTGGATAAGACCATTAGATGATGAAAACTTTTATACAATCCGTGGCGACTTCACAAATGAAGAAATATTAGGACAAGTTAAGGATCTCATTTCTGGAATGGCCCAGGTTGTTATTTCCGATGCATCCCCGAAATTATCTGGAATTAAAGATATGGATAATCTAAGATCTGCTGATCTGGCAGACAATGCATTAAAAGTATGCGATCATCTTCTAATGCATAGCGGAAACTTTGTTTTGAAGGCTTTTCAAGGTGCAGAATTTGAAAATATTGTGAAAAACATTAAAGAACGTTTTAAAACCGTTAAAACCACAAAACCCCCTTCATCTAAAAAGGGAAGTGTTGAAATGTACATTGTTGCCAAGGGTTTTAAAAGAATGTTCTGA
- a CDS encoding sulfide-dependent adenosine diphosphate thiazole synthase, with translation MKLDDIIVSKAIIEGFMEDFLDYTDMDVAIGGGGPAGLTAGYYLAKAGLKVALFEKKLSMGGGMWGGGMMFNKIVVQEESKHILDEFGIGTKEYEEGYYVADSIECVSTICSEACKAGLKIFNLMAIEDVMMMEKGVEGVVLNWTAVEMGGLHVDPLTVRSKAVIDATGHPCEVVKILENKMEVELLTETGKIMGEKSMWADKAESQVMDNTTEVYHGLYVTGMAANAVHGSPRMGPIFGGMLLSGEKVAQMLIEKLK, from the coding sequence ATGAAATTAGATGATATAATTGTTTCAAAGGCGATAATTGAAGGATTTATGGAAGATTTCTTGGATTATACAGATATGGATGTTGCAATAGGTGGAGGAGGGCCTGCAGGACTCACCGCAGGATACTATCTTGCGAAAGCCGGACTTAAAGTTGCTCTGTTTGAGAAAAAACTCTCAATGGGTGGCGGAATGTGGGGTGGCGGAATGATGTTCAACAAGATCGTTGTTCAAGAGGAAAGCAAACATATCCTAGACGAGTTTGGTATTGGTACTAAAGAATATGAAGAAGGTTACTATGTTGCAGACTCCATTGAATGTGTTTCAACCATATGTTCAGAAGCTTGTAAAGCAGGATTAAAAATATTCAATCTAATGGCTATTGAAGATGTTATGATGATGGAAAAGGGAGTTGAAGGAGTTGTTCTTAACTGGACAGCAGTTGAGATGGGAGGTCTGCATGTAGATCCATTAACTGTTCGTTCAAAGGCAGTTATTGATGCTACAGGACACCCTTGTGAAGTTGTGAAGATACTGGAAAATAAGATGGAAGTAGAACTTCTAACTGAAACAGGAAAGATAATGGGCGAAAAATCCATGTGGGCAGATAAGGCAGAAAGTCAGGTAATGGATAATACAACCGAAGTATACCATGGTCTTTACGTTACAGGAATGGCAGCAAACGCAGTTCATGGATCACCACGTATGGGGCCTATATTTGGTGGAATGCTCCTTTCAGGTGAAAAAGTTGCTCAGATGTTAATAGAAAAATTGAAATAA
- the topA gene encoding DNA topoisomerase I yields MHEVIICEKPKASEKIASALSKNSVKKRYKKVSYYEFEENGNKTTVLAAVGHLYSLAPRNKKQARLFDVEWVPLYEKDKQKKYVKDYVDAIKKVSKNADKFVHACDYDIEGTLIGYNALKYACGEKSFDNAVRMKFSTLTDEDITAAYKNPMDIDFNQVDSGIARHVLDFLFGVNISKSLTDSVMKATKRYIQLSAGRVQTPTLAILVEREKEIQKFIPEPYWMIKADLEVPGIAEGITADHKAGKIFDKSVADEIFADCEGKDALIDRIDLKETVKAPPFPFDLGSLQSEAYAVFGFSPKKTQQIAQNLYTEGYTSYPRTSSQKLPKSIGVDKILKKLSYNASFKHQVAKLKKPYKPNEGKKTDEAHPAIHPTGVIPKELTTDYRKLYELITYRFISVFGENGILESMKTNLKIGNQDFNFSRKRMAKMGWMDLTPFRKPDDDVFPVIKEGETLVVKDVRSEEKETKPPARYNQASLIRELEKRGLGTKSTRANIISILYNRKYVEGKKIKVNELGEHLIDTLKEYSNKITSEELTREFETRLEEIMGGSVDKELIIEKAKVELTSILDDIEKNKLVIGEELYKSYRESRVVGKCKCGQNLILIDSPRGSTFVGCSGYPECKSTYSMPMGATVLKATCEECGLPLISFGKPRQRACLDPKCGKDDREPTNEVVGTCPECESDLIKRSGRYGEFIGCSGFPKCRFTKSLDEKEGEQKTSTAKKATGQTAVKKTTKKTTKKSAKKTSAKKPTKAAAKRKPAKKTAKKKGTPKKT; encoded by the coding sequence ATGCACGAAGTCATAATATGCGAGAAGCCAAAGGCATCTGAGAAGATAGCTTCTGCTCTTTCAAAAAATTCAGTTAAAAAACGTTATAAGAAGGTTTCATATTACGAATTTGAAGAGAATGGTAATAAAACCACTGTTCTGGCTGCAGTAGGACATTTATATTCACTTGCACCACGAAATAAAAAACAGGCTAGATTATTTGATGTTGAGTGGGTTCCACTATATGAGAAGGATAAACAGAAGAAGTATGTTAAGGATTATGTCGATGCCATAAAAAAGGTGTCTAAGAATGCAGATAAATTTGTTCATGCCTGTGATTACGATATAGAAGGTACTCTCATAGGTTATAATGCTTTAAAATATGCTTGTGGTGAAAAGAGCTTTGATAATGCTGTTAGGATGAAATTTTCAACCCTCACAGACGAAGATATAACAGCCGCATATAAAAATCCAATGGATATAGATTTCAACCAGGTTGACAGTGGTATTGCAAGACATGTTCTTGATTTCCTCTTTGGAGTGAATATATCCAAATCTCTCACAGATTCGGTCATGAAAGCCACTAAACGTTACATCCAGCTTTCTGCAGGCCGAGTACAAACACCTACATTAGCTATTCTTGTTGAACGAGAAAAAGAGATTCAAAAATTCATACCAGAACCATACTGGATGATCAAAGCTGATCTTGAAGTGCCAGGTATAGCAGAAGGAATCACAGCAGATCATAAAGCAGGTAAAATATTTGATAAATCTGTTGCAGATGAGATATTTGCTGACTGCGAAGGTAAAGATGCATTGATAGACAGAATAGATCTTAAAGAAACTGTCAAAGCACCTCCATTTCCATTTGATTTGGGTTCATTACAATCAGAAGCATACGCAGTTTTTGGATTCAGTCCTAAAAAGACACAGCAGATAGCACAAAATCTTTATACAGAAGGTTATACTTCATATCCTCGTACATCTTCACAGAAACTACCAAAGAGTATTGGTGTAGATAAAATACTGAAAAAATTGAGCTATAATGCATCGTTCAAACATCAAGTTGCTAAACTGAAAAAACCCTACAAACCAAATGAAGGAAAGAAAACAGATGAAGCACATCCTGCCATACACCCCACAGGAGTTATTCCGAAGGAGTTAACAACCGATTATAGGAAACTTTACGAACTCATAACATATCGATTTATATCTGTATTTGGTGAAAATGGAATTTTAGAATCAATGAAAACCAACCTTAAAATTGGAAATCAAGATTTCAACTTCTCAAGGAAGAGAATGGCAAAAATGGGATGGATGGATCTAACTCCATTTAGAAAACCAGATGATGATGTTTTTCCAGTAATAAAGGAAGGTGAAACACTTGTTGTTAAAGATGTTCGAAGCGAAGAAAAGGAAACCAAACCGCCTGCAAGGTACAACCAAGCATCTCTCATAAGGGAGCTTGAGAAAAGGGGTTTAGGAACCAAATCAACAAGAGCAAATATTATTTCTATTTTATACAATAGAAAATATGTTGAAGGAAAGAAAATAAAAGTCAATGAATTAGGAGAACATCTTATAGATACTCTGAAAGAGTACTCAAACAAAATAACAAGCGAAGAACTTACAAGAGAGTTTGAAACTAGACTTGAAGAGATCATGGGTGGCAGTGTTGATAAAGAACTGATTATAGAAAAAGCAAAGGTTGAACTTACATCCATACTTGATGATATTGAAAAGAACAAACTTGTAATTGGTGAAGAACTGTATAAGTCCTACAGGGAAAGCAGAGTGGTTGGAAAATGTAAATGCGGTCAAAACCTCATTTTAATAGATTCTCCTCGAGGAAGTACTTTTGTGGGGTGTTCAGGATATCCTGAATGTAAATCTACATATTCGATGCCGATGGGTGCTACGGTTCTTAAAGCAACTTGCGAAGAATGTGGACTCCCTCTAATTTCATTTGGTAAACCAAGACAGAGGGCGTGCCTCGATCCCAAATGTGGTAAAGACGATCGAGAACCTACCAACGAGGTAGTTGGTACATGCCCAGAATGTGAAAGCGATCTAATAAAAAGATCCGGGCGATATGGAGAATTTATTGGTTGCAGTGGATTTCCTAAGTGCAGATTTACCAAATCATTAGATGAGAAAGAGGGTGAACAGAAAACATCAACTGCTAAAAAGGCCACCGGTCAAACTGCTGTTAAAAAAACTACAAAGAAAACTACTAAGAAATCTGCTAAAAAAACTAGTGCAAAAAAACCAACTAAGGCTGCAGCAAAGAGAAAACCTGCTAAAAAAACAGCCAAAAAAAAAGGAACACCTAAAAAAACTTAA
- a CDS encoding asparagine synthase-related protein gives MKAGVLYSGGKDSSIIAVILKNLGYQVELVTVNFGFYPSWKAAAESSSKLGFKHRILKGEPDVLKDAVKTIINDGFPNNGINKVHTYALELIANDYSVVSDGTRRDDKVPKLDLNQIRSFEDRNDVEYINLGGLGHKSINSLSNALFHVKKELTSMENNSDYEIEIRFLISKLEGEELAFKIFPEHLQSRVIGWRENE, from the coding sequence ATGAAGGCTGGTGTACTTTACAGTGGAGGAAAAGATAGTTCAATAATTGCAGTTATTCTAAAAAATTTAGGATACCAAGTTGAATTGGTAACTGTTAACTTTGGATTTTATCCCTCATGGAAAGCAGCAGCAGAATCCTCATCAAAACTCGGGTTCAAACACCGAATTCTGAAAGGAGAACCTGATGTACTTAAAGATGCTGTGAAAACCATAATAAATGATGGATTTCCCAACAACGGTATAAACAAAGTACATACATACGCACTTGAACTTATAGCTAATGATTATTCAGTTGTTTCCGATGGAACAAGGCGAGATGATAAGGTTCCAAAACTCGATTTAAACCAAATTAGAAGTTTTGAAGATAGAAATGATGTTGAATACATTAATCTTGGAGGATTAGGTCATAAATCCATAAATAGTCTTTCAAATGCTTTATTCCATGTAAAAAAAGAGTTAACAAGCATGGAAAATAATTCTGACTATGAGATAGAGATAAGATTTCTTATTTCAAAACTTGAAGGTGAAGAGCTAGCCTTTAAAATATTCCCAGAACATTTACAATCAAGAGTAATAGGATGGAGAGAAAATGAGTAG
- a CDS encoding ribonuclease P protein component 4, giving the protein MLKIAEERIDILFNKADDELTRHPERSNRYVEMARNIAKKYNMKMSSKWSKRFCRSCYHFMKPGLNCQIRLSDSSVVIKCLECGNINKIPYMKEKKERRRRKIEYNNTSKKGINEQIIINNHHKHRKIKNK; this is encoded by the coding sequence ATGTTAAAAATAGCTGAAGAGAGAATTGACATTCTTTTTAACAAGGCTGATGATGAATTAACCAGGCATCCAGAAAGGTCCAATCGTTACGTTGAAATGGCTCGAAATATTGCAAAAAAGTACAATATGAAGATGTCCTCTAAATGGAGCAAGAGATTCTGCCGCAGTTGCTATCATTTTATGAAACCCGGTTTAAACTGCCAGATAAGATTATCCGATTCAAGCGTGGTTATTAAATGTCTTGAATGTGGGAATATAAATAAAATTCCATATATGAAGGAAAAAAAAGAGAGAAGGAGGAGGAAAATTGAATATAATAACACCTCCAAAAAAGGAATTAATGAACAGATCATTATCAACAATCACCATAAACATAGGAAAATCAAGAATAAATAA
- a CDS encoding metallophosphoesterase encodes MLIGVISDTHIPERSAKIPEAVFEIFKDVELILHAGDLVSTTVLHELENLAPTMCVQGNMDRMYGLKFPKNEIIKVDDVKIGIDHGEVYPRGDTQQLKYIGLEMGVDVLITGHTHVPFIKEIDKMILLNPGSPTVPRMTDPSVMLVEVDENGLEAEIIKIGNSTCKSLNFKGR; translated from the coding sequence ATGTTAATAGGCGTAATATCTGATACTCATATTCCTGAAAGATCAGCTAAAATTCCTGAAGCAGTATTTGAAATATTTAAGGATGTAGAGCTCATTTTACATGCAGGGGATTTGGTTTCAACAACTGTACTTCATGAGCTAGAGAATTTGGCACCTACAATGTGTGTTCAAGGCAACATGGACCGGATGTATGGTTTGAAATTTCCAAAAAATGAGATTATTAAAGTCGATGATGTTAAAATTGGAATTGACCATGGAGAAGTTTATCCTAGAGGAGATACTCAACAACTTAAATATATAGGGCTTGAAATGGGTGTAGATGTACTAATAACAGGACATACTCATGTGCCATTTATTAAAGAAATTGATAAAATGATTCTCCTAAATCCTGGGAGCCCAACTGTTCCAAGAATGACAGATCCATCTGTTATGTTAGTTGAAGTTGATGAAAATGGTTTGGAAGCAGAAATCATTAAAATAGGAAATTCTACATGTAAATCACTTAATTTCAAAGGGAGGTGA